In Erigeron canadensis isolate Cc75 chromosome 7, C_canadensis_v1, whole genome shotgun sequence, one DNA window encodes the following:
- the LOC122606867 gene encoding bifunctional nuclease 2-like gives MMSSLQGPVVCPSMHRKQGGACRVPVVNGGLSKAKSLRSEIWGYRGVYSYRVHMRGQPKLKTIMCTFSSSSNGNGSMAESFNENDSDYVESSVVEAVEVKSGPEGFLVKMRDGRHLRCAHNNPQNGHLPDYAPHPAIVLKMEDGTGLLLPIIVLEMPSVLLMAAIRNVQIARPTMYQVVREMVDKMGYKVKLVRVTKRIHEAYFARLYLTKADDESECVSFDLRPSDAINIAVRCKVPIQVNKFLAYNDGMKIVESAKPSFQGSSSDGLLFKELDRPNGQPCVETKEFNLVRNMLVAAVEERYRDAAQWKDKLTQLRSKRNWA, from the exons ATGATGAGTTCTTTACAAGGTCCAGTTGTTTGCCCCTCTATGCATAGGAAGCAAGGAGGGGCTTGTAGAGTACCTGTAGTTAACGGGGGTTTATCGAAGGCTAAAAGTCTTAGAAGTGAGATTTGGGGATATAGAGGTGTTTATAGCTATCGGGTGCATATGCGTGGTCAACCTAAGCTAAAGACCATTATGTGTACTTTTAGTTCGTCCTCAAATGGCAATGGTAGTATGGCGGAAAGTTTCAATGAGAATGACTCGGATTATGTTGAATCTAGTGTTGTGGAAGCTG TTGAGGTGAAGAGCGGGCCAGAGGGGTTCTTGGTTAAAATGAGGGATGGCAGGCATCTAAGATGTGCACATAACAATCCCCAAAATGGGCATCTTCCTGATTATGCTCCACATCCTGCAATTGTTCTGAAGATGGAAGATGGAACAGGCCTTTTACTTCCAATAATTGTTT tGGAGATGCCTAGTGTACTGCTCATGGCAGCAATTCGGAATGTTCAAATT GCCAGGCCAACTATGTATCAAGTGGTGCGGGAAATGGTCGATAAGATGGGTTATAAA GTCAAGCTTGTCCGAGTTACCAAGAGAATACATGAGGCGTATTTTGCTCGATTATATCTCACAAAG GCTGATGATGAAAGTGAGTGTGTTAGCTTTGACCTTCGTCCGTCAGATGCCATTAATATTGCTGTCCGGTGCAAG GTTCCAATACAAGTGAACAAGTTCTTGGCGTATAATGATGGtatgaagattgttgaatctgCAAAGCCTTCATTTCAAGGATCTTCTTCAGATGGTTTGTTATTTAAAGAATTGGACAG GCCAAATGGCCAGCCCTGTGTTGAGACCAAGGAGTTTAATCTAGTTCGGAATATGCTTGTTGCTGCAGTTGAGGAACGCTACAGAGATGCCg CCCAATGGAAGGATAAGCTCACTCAACTCCGATCCAAGAGGAACTGGGCGTAA